In Vicinamibacteria bacterium, the genomic stretch GCGGTGAACGAAGCCGCTTCTCGTCGATCGTGCCGTGGTGACGTTGGCATCGGGAGTGAAGTACTGCTCGAGCGCATAGTGGCGCAGCCCTCCCAGAAGGTCGAGAAAGTGCTCGACCGAGCGGCGGACCTCGGTGCTTTCGTCGGCGGAGGCCGTGCCAGCAAGGGCGAGGAACAAGCACAGTTGCTTCATCGCATCTTCTCCTCGAGGGCCGATTCTACCGCCGGCGGTTTCGCCGCTGCACGAACGTCGAGGTCAGGCTCCGGGAATCGAGGACAGGAGCATGCGCGTGTGCTCGTGCTGGGGATCGGTGAAGAGATCGACGCGCGAGCGCAGCTCGACGATCCGGCCGCGATTCATCACCGCGACCCGATCGCTCACATGCTCGACGACCCTGAGATCGTGGGCGATGAAGAGGTAGGTGAGAGACAGCTTTTCCTGCAAGTCGAGCAGGAGGTTGAGGATCTGAGCCTGCACCGAAACGTCGAGTGCGGTGACGGGCTCGTCGGCGACGAGGAACTCCGGCTCGAGAGCGATCGCCCGGGCGATGCCGACGCGCTGACGTTCGCCTCCGGAAAGCTCGTGGGGGTAGCGTCCGGCTAGCTCGGGCTTGAGGCCCACGAGCCGCAGAAGCTCGATGGCCTTGTCGGCGCGCTCGGCGCGCGAGCCGATGCGGTGGATGGTCAAGGGCTCACGAACGATCGACCGCACCGTCATCGTTGGATTCAAAGAGCTGTAGGGATCTTGAAAGATAATCTGCATCCGGCGGCGCAGCTTCCTCAAAGGCTCCCGTGGCAGGGCGAGCACGTCGAGGCCGTCGAAGCGAACGCTGCCCGAATTGGGCGTCAGGAGCCGAAGGATGAGCCGGCCCAGGGTGCTCTTACCCGAGCCCGACTCGCCGACGAGGGCGAGCGTTTCCCCGCGCATGATGTCGAGGCTCACCCCATCCACCGCCCGGACGTCATCCACGTGTCTTTTGAGAAGCCCCTGGCGAACGGGAAATCGCTTCACCAGGTCGCGGATCTCGACCAGAGCGCTCACGAACGGGCCTCGATCGCGTCCAGGACGGCCTGGTTTCGATAGCAGGCGCTCCGATGGTCACCCGAGTCCTCCACGCCGGCGAGAGAAGGGACTTCACGGTGACAGGGCTCGAACTTCACCGGGCAACGGGGCTCGAACGCGCAGCCAATCGGCAGTGCGGCCAGATGCGGAACGGTTCCCGTCATGGCGGCCAGCCTCCGTTTGCCGGGAGCCGCGCCCCGGGATCGGGGAAGCGACTCGAAGAGGCCCTCGGTATAGGGATGTTGCGGAGCCTCGAGGATTCTGGACGTGGTCGCCTCTTCCACGATCCGGCCCGCGTACATCACCGCGACCCGTTCGGCGTTTTTGCGCACCAGGGCCAGGTCGTGGGTGATGAGGAGCATGGCGAGCTTGCGCTCCTCCTTGAGCTTTTGAAGCAGGTCGAGGATCCTCGTTTGCAGGGTCGCGTCGAGAGCGGTCGTGGGCTCGTCGGCGATGACGAGCTCGGGATCGCACGAGATCGCCATCGCGATCAGCACTCTTTGTTTCATCCCCCCGCTCAGCTGGTGGGGATAGTCTTTCACCCGGCGCTCGGGCTCGGGAATCTTGACTTCGCGCAGGAGCTCGATGGAGCGATCCCGAGCCTCGGCCCGGGACAGGACGAGGTGGGTCCTCAGCGTTTCCGACAACTGGGCGCCGATGGTACGCACGGGATTGAGCGCCGCCCCCGCCTCCTGAAAAATGAATCCGATCTCCTTGCCGCGGATTCTCCTCAGAGGCTCTCGGTCCATGTCGAGGACGTTCTTCCCCTTCCAGAGAATGCGGCCGCTCTCGAACCAGCCGTTCGCGGGAAGAAGCCGTATGACCGAGAAGGCGAGCATCGATTTGCCCGACCCGGATTCACCGACCAGCGCCAGGGTCTGGCCCTCCGATAGGACGAG encodes the following:
- a CDS encoding ABC transporter ATP-binding protein, whose amino-acid sequence is MATPILQIERLTTCLPTDTGLIRPVNDVSLVLSEGQTLALVGESGSGKSMLAFSVIRLLPANGWFESGRILWKGKNVLDMDREPLRRIRGKEIGFIFQEAGAALNPVRTIGAQLSETLRTHLVLSRAEARDRSIELLREVKIPEPERRVKDYPHQLSGGMKQRVLIAMAISCDPELVIADEPTTALDATLQTRILDLLQKLKEERKLAMLLITHDLALVRKNAERVAVMYAGRIVEEATTSRILEAPQHPYTEGLFESLPRSRGAAPGKRRLAAMTGTVPHLAALPIGCAFEPRCPVKFEPCHREVPSLAGVEDSGDHRSACYRNQAVLDAIEARS